In Gemmata obscuriglobus, a single genomic region encodes these proteins:
- a CDS encoding 2Fe-2S iron-sulfur cluster-binding protein, which translates to MAGINPYIQKASAQKAAQPFKVTFVDEATGKSTEVVVDPATFPFGNIGLDGSVLDIADGAGIEINHSCGGVCACSTCHVHVQKGGSSCSNATDDEEDELDQAPALSPDSRLACQCVPNGTQDLIVLIPKWNRNEVKEGHH; encoded by the coding sequence ATGGCGGGCATAAACCCGTATATTCAGAAGGCTTCGGCGCAGAAGGCCGCCCAGCCGTTCAAAGTCACGTTCGTGGACGAGGCGACGGGTAAGAGCACCGAAGTGGTGGTGGACCCGGCGACGTTTCCGTTCGGTAATATCGGTTTGGACGGAAGCGTGCTCGACATCGCCGACGGCGCCGGGATCGAGATTAACCACTCGTGCGGCGGCGTGTGCGCGTGTTCGACGTGCCACGTTCACGTTCAAAAAGGTGGGAGCAGTTGCTCAAACGCGACCGATGACGAAGAGGACGAACTGGATCAGGCTCCGGCGCTGTCGCCGGACTCGCGGCTGGCGTGTCAGTGTGTTCCCAACGGAACGCAAGATCTGATCGTGCTGATCCCGAAATGGAACCGGAACGAAGTGAAGGAAGGCCACCATTAG
- a CDS encoding alpha/beta hydrolase encodes MRRWLAAPVVLFAAIGLASVSAPRAAAQPAPPEEESFLTADGVQLKGVFHATDKNAGAAPVVVFMYPPGADRDMTKGDWVGLAQLLNKNGYHVFRFDWRGHGKSNDIKDTRRFWENSYLNGPGNFNAYIRGGPPRKPVKNELFVKDLTRAERYFPVYLNDLAAVRLHLDTKNDNRTINTSSIYLLGAGDAATLGMAWLTTEWQRPAVFPAPGLLGLNVAGYEFVPQRLTGAFPNEGGQDFAGAIWLSPSRPASVPDTLVKQWVSTYSSKIREFNPMLFLYADKDAAGKKQGEFFFNEVLVANPKKTSGLKPLDQTFLTEVKGAQQLSGVKLLGNGNPKVEDTILQFMTAIQKERAKVPSKTRGYNNPYFIDLRFYGFKP; translated from the coding sequence ATGCGACGCTGGTTAGCGGCCCCGGTTGTGCTGTTCGCCGCCATCGGCTTGGCGTCCGTGAGCGCGCCGCGCGCGGCGGCCCAGCCCGCGCCGCCCGAAGAAGAGTCGTTCCTCACCGCCGACGGGGTGCAGCTCAAGGGCGTGTTCCACGCCACCGACAAGAACGCCGGCGCGGCCCCGGTGGTGGTGTTCATGTACCCGCCCGGCGCGGACCGGGACATGACCAAGGGCGACTGGGTCGGGCTCGCGCAGTTGCTCAACAAAAACGGCTACCACGTGTTCCGGTTCGACTGGCGCGGGCACGGCAAGAGCAACGACATCAAGGACACGCGCCGGTTCTGGGAGAACTCGTACCTGAACGGCCCCGGCAACTTCAACGCCTACATCCGGGGCGGCCCGCCCCGCAAGCCGGTCAAAAACGAGCTGTTCGTCAAGGACCTGACCCGGGCGGAGCGGTACTTCCCGGTGTACCTCAACGACCTCGCCGCGGTGCGGCTCCACCTGGACACGAAGAACGACAACCGGACGATCAACACCAGCTCCATTTACCTGCTCGGGGCCGGCGACGCGGCGACCCTGGGGATGGCGTGGCTGACCACCGAGTGGCAGCGCCCGGCCGTGTTCCCGGCCCCCGGACTGTTGGGCCTGAACGTGGCCGGCTACGAGTTCGTGCCGCAGCGGCTCACCGGCGCGTTCCCGAACGAGGGCGGGCAGGACTTCGCCGGCGCCATCTGGCTCAGCCCGAGCCGCCCCGCGTCCGTACCCGACACGCTGGTCAAGCAGTGGGTGTCCACCTACTCGTCCAAGATCCGCGAGTTCAACCCGATGCTGTTCCTGTACGCCGACAAGGACGCCGCCGGGAAGAAGCAGGGCGAGTTCTTCTTTAACGAAGTGTTGGTCGCCAACCCGAAAAAGACGTCCGGGCTGAAGCCGCTCGATCAGACGTTCCTCACGGAGGTCAAAGGCGCCCAGCAGTTGAGCGGGGTGAAGCTGCTCGGTAACGGGAACCCGAAGGTGGAGGACACCATCCTCCAGTTCATGACCGCCATCCAGAAGGAGCGGGCCAAGGTCCCGTCAAAGACCCGGGGCTACAACAACCCGTATTTCATCGACCTCCGGTTCTACGGGTTCAAGCCGTAA
- a CDS encoding sugar phosphate isomerase/epimerase family protein: protein MQLGFVSAILGDLPLEQVLAFAADEGFACVELMCWPPGKADRRYAGVTHLDVTDFSAATVTGVQDLLRIHRVAVSGLGYYPNPLDPDPAHRALVSDHLIKVIEAAAKLGVGVVNTFIGRDPTGTVEANFELVKQVWPPILDAARRAGVKIGIEHCPMLFSADEWPGGKNLASCPAHWRRLFEMFPDAPLGLNFDPSHLIWQSIDCAKAVREFGPRIVHAHAKDERIDHARLHDVGVMGLGWHVPKLPGLGDVKWSEFFAALTDTGYDGPVCIEVEDRAYEGSLAARQRALRQSRKFLEQFMG from the coding sequence ATGCAACTGGGCTTCGTCTCGGCCATTCTCGGCGACTTGCCGCTGGAGCAAGTGTTGGCGTTCGCGGCAGACGAGGGGTTCGCGTGCGTCGAGCTCATGTGCTGGCCGCCCGGAAAGGCCGACCGCCGGTACGCGGGTGTGACGCACCTCGATGTCACCGATTTCAGCGCCGCGACCGTAACGGGCGTTCAGGACCTGCTCCGCATCCACCGGGTCGCCGTGTCGGGGCTCGGCTACTACCCGAACCCGTTGGACCCGGACCCGGCCCACCGCGCGCTGGTGAGCGACCACCTCATCAAGGTGATCGAGGCGGCGGCGAAGCTCGGGGTGGGGGTGGTGAACACGTTCATCGGGCGCGACCCGACCGGGACGGTCGAGGCGAACTTCGAGCTGGTGAAGCAGGTGTGGCCGCCGATCCTGGACGCGGCCCGCCGCGCCGGGGTGAAAATCGGTATCGAGCACTGCCCGATGCTGTTCAGCGCCGACGAGTGGCCCGGCGGCAAAAACCTGGCGTCGTGTCCGGCGCACTGGCGGCGGCTGTTCGAAATGTTCCCCGACGCGCCGCTGGGCCTCAACTTCGACCCCTCGCACCTGATCTGGCAGTCGATCGACTGCGCGAAAGCGGTCCGGGAGTTCGGCCCGCGGATCGTTCACGCACACGCCAAGGACGAGCGCATCGACCACGCCCGGTTGCACGACGTGGGGGTGATGGGGTTGGGCTGGCACGTGCCGAAGCTGCCCGGGCTGGGGGACGTGAAGTGGAGCGAGTTCTTCGCGGCCCTCACCGACACCGGGTACGACGGCCCGGTGTGCATCGAAGTCGAGGACCGCGCGTACGAAGGCTCGCTCGCCGCCCGCCAGCGGGCGCTGCGGCAGAGCCGTAAGTTCCTGGAGCAGTTCATGGGGTAG
- a CDS encoding YgfZ/GcvT domain-containing protein, whose product MNLASTLSGPPEYQAAVTGAALFDTSAAAKLVLTGPDAPMFLGNLSTNDTKELPLGGGCEAYFCDPRAKVKFQTWIYHIRLSDGRHAMWVETTAGRNTELVQYLDRYLISEQVEIADRTADFAQLHLAGPGAAAVLGTALGEPVPDLPPFAHMERTFGGTATCSLRRRDQLGVPGFDIVCRTDVADGVRRLLSAAGAVPAGPDVFETLRIEAGAPVFGKDIDENRFVMEVGFAPRAVSYSKGCYLGQEPIVMARDRAGHVNRAFLGVKVLEGGPLPAGTKLFRDGAEVGLVTSSCDSPRLGAPIALGYLKWKHQEPGTKMDAETPTGKRAVEVLGLPPVK is encoded by the coding sequence CTGTCCGGCCCGCCCGAGTACCAGGCCGCCGTCACCGGCGCGGCGCTGTTCGACACGTCGGCCGCGGCGAAGCTCGTGCTGACCGGGCCGGACGCGCCGATGTTCCTCGGCAACCTGAGCACCAACGACACCAAGGAGCTCCCGCTCGGCGGCGGGTGTGAGGCGTACTTTTGCGACCCGCGGGCCAAGGTCAAGTTCCAGACCTGGATCTACCACATCCGGCTGAGCGACGGCCGGCACGCGATGTGGGTCGAAACCACCGCCGGCCGCAACACGGAACTGGTGCAGTACCTCGACCGCTACCTCATTTCCGAACAGGTCGAAATCGCGGACCGCACCGCGGACTTCGCGCAGCTCCACCTCGCCGGCCCGGGCGCGGCGGCGGTCCTCGGTACGGCACTCGGCGAACCGGTGCCGGACCTGCCCCCATTCGCCCACATGGAACGGACGTTCGGCGGCACCGCGACGTGCTCTCTGCGGCGGCGTGACCAGCTCGGCGTGCCCGGTTTCGATATCGTTTGCCGCACCGACGTGGCCGACGGCGTGCGGCGGCTGCTGTCGGCCGCCGGTGCGGTGCCCGCCGGCCCCGACGTGTTCGAGACGCTCCGCATCGAGGCCGGGGCGCCGGTGTTCGGCAAGGACATCGACGAGAACCGCTTCGTGATGGAGGTGGGCTTCGCGCCCCGCGCGGTCAGCTACTCGAAGGGGTGCTACCTGGGCCAGGAGCCGATCGTGATGGCCCGCGACCGCGCCGGTCACGTGAACCGTGCGTTTCTGGGTGTAAAGGTTCTGGAAGGCGGGCCGCTGCCCGCCGGCACGAAACTCTTTCGCGACGGTGCCGAGGTCGGGCTGGTGACATCGAGTTGCGATTCGCCGCGACTCGGCGCCCCAATCGCGCTGGGCTATTTGAAGTGGAAGCACCAGGAACCGGGCACGAAGATGGACGCCGAAACCCCGACCGGCAAGCGCGCGGTGGAGGTGCTGGGGCTACCGCCGGTAAAGTGA
- a CDS encoding BON domain-containing protein — translation MSGLKAWACAVVFAASAAPAFAQISGGSGLTGGTGSTGTTRTTTGTGSISSGSTTGTSTTGTSSTSGSSSTDALNSSALESLQQQNLQFTDIGITTGTSTLQKSNVFSTFYGNPYALGISSTSGGGGFGSPLFGATTTSTTGRTGTSTTGRTTGRTGTTGSTQSGILIPLPVQINYTAQLQFPAAPVAPPRLNAELRGAIDTSGLANPTSVQVVVDANNNVTLRGTVRDDDEKRLAEGLIRLTPGVRAITNELTYPVTPK, via the coding sequence ATGAGCGGACTGAAGGCTTGGGCCTGCGCGGTCGTGTTCGCGGCGTCGGCCGCTCCGGCATTCGCCCAAATCTCGGGCGGGTCTGGTTTGACCGGGGGAACGGGTTCGACCGGGACGACCCGAACGACGACCGGCACCGGCAGCATTTCCAGCGGGAGTACGACCGGGACCAGCACGACCGGGACCAGCAGCACGAGCGGGTCCAGCAGCACCGACGCTTTGAACTCGAGCGCGCTGGAGAGCCTGCAACAGCAGAACTTGCAGTTTACGGACATCGGCATCACCACCGGCACCAGCACGCTCCAGAAGTCGAACGTGTTCAGCACCTTCTACGGGAACCCGTACGCACTTGGGATCTCTTCCACGAGCGGCGGCGGTGGGTTCGGGTCGCCACTGTTCGGTGCCACGACCACGAGCACGACCGGCCGCACGGGAACCAGTACGACCGGCCGCACAACCGGCCGCACGGGAACGACCGGCTCGACGCAGAGCGGCATTTTGATCCCCCTGCCGGTGCAGATCAATTACACGGCGCAGTTGCAGTTCCCGGCGGCGCCGGTGGCCCCCCCCCGGCTGAACGCCGAACTGCGCGGCGCCATTGATACGAGCGGGCTGGCGAACCCCACCTCGGTGCAGGTCGTCGTCGACGCGAACAACAACGTTACGCTCAGGGGCACCGTGCGAGATGACGACGAGAAGCGACTTGCCGAAGGGCTGATCCGACTCACCCCGGGCGTCCGCGCCATCACCAACGAGCTGACCTACCCGGTTACGCCGAAGTAG